A window of Blautia argi genomic DNA:
ATAGTCCACCGTACTTTTTTGGTCAAAATAAGCCAGGGTAATGTGTCTGCTGCTCTGATCAATGCGAACCGGAGTAATAGGCGTAGGCACCTTTTGAATCAGCGCCAGCCTTTTCTCCCGATACTGCTGACAGGTGCGGTTAATCAGCTCCTCCAGGGTAGAACCGCGAAGCCCTCTGGAACTCCATGTTGCCATACTGCCGCCTTTCTACTTGAGAACCTCAATACCCGGAAAATACCGAAGCACTGCTTTTCCCAGTATTTTTTCTTTTTTCACATAGGGATTGTCCCACATACGGGAATCCTTGGAATTATTCCGGTTATCCCCTAACATAAAATAACACCCTTCCGGCACGGTGTAAGGACCATAATCTCCCACCGGTGTTTCCGGGGTAAAACTGTCATCAAGAGGAGTTTCCGAGCCGTCAATATACACTTTTCCTTCACGGATTTCCACAGTTTCTCCGGGAAGTCCAATGACTCTTTTAATAAATCTCTGGCTTTCATCGTCCGGATATTTAAAAATTACAATGTCAAATCGCTCCGGTTCCTCAAACAGATAAGCCAGACGGTTTCCGAATATCCGATCCCCTGTCATAATGGTTTCTTCCATAGATTCTGAAGGAATCACTGCATTAATCAACAGGAAATTATCTACGATTAAAACCACAATGACAACAAAAAGAATCATTTTCACATACTCCCACAGTTCCTTCCACAGGGATTTTCCCTTAAATGGTTTACTCATCGCTTCATCTCCTCTATCTTTATCCCCTTTAATACGTCTTGAAACAGCTTTGGCACAGGCGCTGTCACATCCCTTCCTGACAGCTTTTCTAAAGCGCCTTCCATTTGGGAAAATTCCAGCTTCCATGCATGCAAAAGCTGATGCTGTACTCCATATTTCCTTCGATACACTTCATTCACTTTTGCATCTCCGTACTTAAAATCCCCGATAACCGGGTGTCCCTCTCCCGCCAAATGGCTGCGGATCTGGTGAGAGCGCCCTGTAAGAAGCTGTACCTTTAAAAGGGTATCTCCGGTTTCTGAGACAGCTAGGGGCTCATATTTTGTTTCAATGGGCAGGCTTCCCTGCCTTTTCTCTCTGCAAAGGACAACACGGTTTCTCTTTTCATCTTTCCAGAGATATCCCCGGATATAGGCAGCTTTCCTCACCTCACCCTTTACCAGAGTCAGATAAAACTTGTGCATGCTTCGCTCCTGAAAGCACTGGGACAGCGCCTGCAGTCCCTGAACGGTTTTTCCTGCTGCCACCAGACCACTGGTATTCCGATCCAGGCGATTGCACACACCCGGACGAAAGGTACGCAAATCCTCCTCTGTCAGACTTCCCGTATCCAGCAGATACCCGGTCAGATATTCTACCAGGGATACGTCCTCTTTTTCTGCCTTTTGGGACAGCATACCCACCGGTTTATTGATAAAAA
This region includes:
- the lepB gene encoding signal peptidase I; this encodes MSKPFKGKSLWKELWEYVKMILFVVIVVLIVDNFLLINAVIPSESMEETIMTGDRIFGNRLAYLFEEPERFDIVIFKYPDDESQRFIKRVIGLPGETVEIREGKVYIDGSETPLDDSFTPETPVGDYGPYTVPEGCYFMLGDNRNNSKDSRMWDNPYVKKEKILGKAVLRYFPGIEVLK
- a CDS encoding RluA family pseudouridine synthase — protein: MKQLVIKEMESGQRLDKFLGKYLKEAPKSFIYKMLRKKNITLNGKKADGSEKLQKEDVVKLFLSEETLEKFCGTVKQGEKTALDIVYEDDQVLFINKPVGMLSQKAEKEDVSLVEYLTGYLLDTGSLTEEDLRTFRPGVCNRLDRNTSGLVAAGKTVQGLQALSQCFQERSMHKFYLTLVKGEVRKAAYIRGYLWKDEKRNRVVLCREKRQGSLPIETKYEPLAVSETGDTLLKVQLLTGRSHQIRSHLAGEGHPVIGDFKYGDAKVNEVYRRKYGVQHQLLHAWKLEFSQMEGALEKLSGRDVTAPVPKLFQDVLKGIKIEEMKR